One segment of Paenibacillus sp. FSL R7-0337 DNA contains the following:
- a CDS encoding holin gives MYNDALNSVLAFASVLAVFVMALVQLVKNSVNLPRNVVPAVGLVIGLLVGAAAYPFTDMNLILRLWAGGLAGLSATGLFELAFNKRSGTTKGE, from the coding sequence ATGTACAATGATGCACTTAATAGTGTACTAGCTTTTGCATCCGTATTGGCGGTATTCGTCATGGCGCTGGTGCAGCTCGTTAAGAACAGCGTGAACCTTCCGCGCAATGTGGTTCCTGCGGTGGGGCTGGTCATCGGCCTGCTGGTAGGAGCGGCTGCGTACCCTTTTACAGATATGAATCTCATTCTTCGTCTATGGGCAGGAGGCTTGGCCGGATTATCGGCAACGGGACTATTTGAACTGGCGTTCAATAAGCGGAGTGGAACTACCAAAGGAGAGTAG
- a CDS encoding YjcZ family sporulation protein, translating into MGADCGYGGNVGGVNTCGVSPWTSTGAILVLYILLVIILSACFY; encoded by the coding sequence ATGGGTGCAGATTGCGGATACGGTGGCAATGTAGGCGGCGTGAATACTTGTGGAGTAAGTCCTTGGACATCGACAGGCGCGATTCTGGTTCTTTATATCCTGCTCGTTATTATTCTGAGTGCCTGCTTCTACTAG
- a CDS encoding YjcQ family protein, translated as MEEKEKIYAILKRIEAEQPVNQEVMQLEAEAFADIMEELIDSRMVENVKISRAGSGIVTVRTTDIKLTRRGHDFILLKESGRI; from the coding sequence ATGGAAGAGAAGGAAAAGATATATGCCATCCTTAAGCGGATTGAAGCGGAACAGCCGGTTAATCAGGAGGTAATGCAACTGGAAGCCGAAGCCTTCGCCGATATTATGGAGGAGCTCATCGACAGCCGGATGGTGGAGAATGTTAAGATCTCCAGAGCAGGGAGCGGGATTGTGACGGTTAGAACCACTGATATTAAATTGACCCGGCGTGGTCATGATTTTATTTTATTGAAGGAGTCCGGCCGAATATGA
- the rsmD gene encoding 16S rRNA (guanine(966)-N(2))-methyltransferase RsmD, producing MRVISGSAKGRPLKSVPGNGTRPTTDKVKEALFSMIGPYFEGGTVLDLYAGTGGLGIEALSRGMEAAVFVDMEQKAIDTVRANLKAARLEAQAEVYRNDAGRALGALQKRGKVFDLVFLDPPYRMKHGDELMVTLADKLLLNPDAVIVLEHESGYSYPEDIPGFVRTKQSVYGEVTISIFRYEAALPEGAARGKEVNDESAN from the coding sequence GTGAGAGTCATATCGGGAAGTGCAAAAGGCAGGCCGCTTAAAAGTGTTCCAGGCAATGGCACACGGCCTACTACCGATAAAGTGAAGGAAGCGTTATTCAGTATGATCGGGCCTTATTTTGAAGGGGGTACAGTGCTTGATCTGTATGCGGGTACTGGAGGCCTGGGGATCGAAGCCCTTAGCAGAGGGATGGAAGCCGCAGTGTTTGTGGACATGGAGCAGAAGGCGATTGACACGGTGCGCGCAAATCTGAAGGCGGCCCGGCTGGAGGCACAGGCTGAGGTCTACCGCAATGATGCGGGAAGAGCGCTTGGGGCACTTCAGAAGCGGGGGAAAGTATTTGATCTTGTTTTTCTGGACCCGCCTTACCGTATGAAGCATGGAGACGAGCTGATGGTTACGCTGGCGGACAAGCTGCTGTTGAATCCGGATGCAGTGATCGTGCTGGAGCATGAGTCGGGATATAGCTATCCGGAGGACATACCGGGGTTCGTGAGAACAAAGCAATCCGTCTATGGAGAGGTTACAATCTCTATCTTCCGGTATGAGGCTGCTCTTCCAGAGGGTGCCGCAAGAGGCAAGGAGGTTAATGATGAGTCTGCAAATTAG
- the coaD gene encoding pantetheine-phosphate adenylyltransferase, which produces MSLQIRKERVAIYPGTFDPVTLGHMDIIQRAAKQFDRLIVAVLNNLSKNPLFTVEERTELLRQATADIPNVEVDSFRDLLVNYVRQKDAQVIVRGIRTVTDFEYELQNASINHNLDPEAETIFMMTNPRYSYLSSSVVKEIAHFGGKVSDFVTPEVEQAMKLKFSRMDGGSK; this is translated from the coding sequence ATGAGTCTGCAAATTAGAAAAGAACGTGTCGCCATCTATCCGGGAACCTTCGATCCGGTTACGCTGGGACATATGGACATTATTCAACGGGCCGCCAAGCAGTTCGACAGGCTGATTGTAGCGGTACTGAACAACCTGAGCAAGAATCCGTTGTTCACGGTCGAGGAACGGACAGAGCTTCTGCGTCAGGCGACAGCCGATATACCGAATGTTGAAGTGGACAGTTTCCGTGATCTTCTGGTTAACTATGTGAGGCAAAAGGATGCGCAGGTTATTGTCCGGGGAATCCGGACCGTTACCGATTTTGAATATGAGCTGCAGAATGCTTCTATTAATCATAATCTTGATCCTGAAGCGGAAACTATATTTATGATGACCAATCCGAGATACTCCTATCTTAGCTCCAGTGTGGTGAAGGAGATTGCCCACTTCGGCGGGAAGGTCTCGGATTTTGTAACCCCTGAGGTGGAGCAGGCTATGAAGCTGAAGTTCAGCCGGATGGACGGCGGTTCGAAGTGA
- a CDS encoding nucleoside recognition domain-containing protein, with translation MINFRFRRFLSGSAPFIPGAAAILLAIAIVLAPEASFKASLAGLTLWWTLVFPALLPFLILSEMLSASGFVHGIGVLLEPLMKRCFRLPGAGGWTLVLGLTAGFPAGAGGVMQLHKQGDITDKEAGRLAAIVHYASPVTLLIVVGTAFLHSPAAGYALLVIHWLSGLAAGILSAGFNGSRRITSSIQQESDPSLTGGPPHTKKASLPRRIHQAAADARSRDGRGFGKVLGESVSSAVQNLMIVGGYMIMFAVVVSIVTRLFPQLPALVTASMLEIHLGARSMTSATAGPEGFVIGGLLGPALLSAGLAWSGICAQLQALTVLKAANVRFLPFTAVRLVHGLIAFVLTILLWTPLLHIQSAVLPVLAGSPPAALPQAGLALNIWTLSPQILGLQTLLVTLLLLLSAAVKLFTSNRRPSG, from the coding sequence ATGATAAACTTTAGATTCAGACGCTTCCTGTCGGGTTCAGCTCCATTTATACCCGGGGCTGCAGCCATTCTGCTCGCTATAGCAATAGTCCTAGCACCCGAAGCCTCATTCAAGGCTTCACTTGCGGGACTTACGCTCTGGTGGACCCTGGTCTTTCCTGCGCTGCTGCCCTTCCTGATCCTCTCAGAGATGCTGAGCGCATCTGGCTTCGTGCACGGTATCGGCGTCCTGCTTGAGCCGCTGATGAAGCGGTGCTTCCGGCTTCCCGGGGCGGGCGGATGGACGCTGGTACTCGGCCTTACAGCCGGCTTCCCGGCCGGAGCCGGAGGAGTGATGCAGTTGCACAAGCAAGGGGACATTACGGACAAGGAGGCCGGACGCCTGGCGGCTATCGTACATTATGCCAGTCCAGTCACGCTGCTTATTGTGGTCGGAACAGCCTTCCTGCACAGTCCTGCCGCCGGGTATGCCCTGCTTGTCATCCACTGGCTGTCAGGGTTAGCCGCAGGTATTCTATCCGCCGGCTTCAATGGCTCCCGCAGGATAACCTCATCTATTCAGCAAGAAAGTGATCCCAGCCTTACCGGCGGCCCCCCCCACACCAAAAAAGCATCTTTGCCCCGGCGTATCCATCAGGCAGCAGCGGATGCCCGTTCAAGGGACGGACGGGGCTTCGGCAAGGTGCTCGGTGAGTCCGTATCCTCCGCCGTACAGAACCTGATGATTGTAGGCGGCTATATGATCATGTTCGCAGTTGTCGTAAGTATTGTTACCCGGCTATTCCCTCAGCTGCCGGCTCTGGTTACAGCAAGCATGCTTGAGATTCATCTCGGAGCCCGGTCAATGACTTCAGCTACAGCAGGTCCCGAAGGCTTCGTTATAGGCGGTCTTCTTGGCCCGGCACTGCTGTCCGCCGGACTGGCCTGGAGCGGCATCTGCGCCCAGCTCCAGGCACTGACTGTGCTGAAGGCGGCTAATGTCCGCTTCCTCCCGTTCACCGCAGTCAGGCTGGTGCATGGACTAATTGCCTTTGTGTTAACAATCCTGCTGTGGACACCGCTGCTCCATATTCAGTCTGCGGTGCTGCCGGTTCTTGCGGGTTCTCCCCCAGCTGCCCTGCCGCAAGCGGGCCTTGCGCTGAATATATGGACTCTGTCCCCTCAGATCTTGGGACTTCAGACCCTGCTTGTTACGCTTCTGCTGTTGCTGTCTGCTGCCGTGAAGCTGTTCACTTCGAACCGCCGTCCATCCGGCTGA
- a CDS encoding SepM family pheromone-processing serine protease has protein sequence MRQYKRRVGLRASAYLFSFVVILYVVVFMNTPYIVYQPGSASEVAPMIKVENADPQEQGTFMMTTVSASYANVALLIASVFNSNAEVVSKETRLQDKTEQEYAAEQVFYMNSSQSYAVQAAYHAAGVPYADVVDYLYVFSVPEAANQDRFKPGDKIISVGGQKAADPAALSKLLSVHQIGDTVEVLLLRDGKEIKEQVKLVGVKDKEAAAARPGFGVVIGAVQKVEPKEEGKAVSFVDTNVGGPSAGLMFTMEIYNRLTPGDLTKGRKVAGTGTIDAEGNVGPIGGVKHKIVAADRKGAEIFFVPLKNYDEAKAKAEQIGTNMKLIPVSTLSDALKYMEELPVIKS, from the coding sequence TTGAGGCAGTATAAACGCCGGGTAGGCCTCCGCGCTTCAGCCTATTTATTTTCATTCGTGGTCATTCTCTATGTTGTGGTCTTTATGAACACGCCTTATATTGTATACCAGCCGGGAAGTGCCTCCGAGGTGGCACCGATGATCAAGGTTGAGAATGCCGATCCGCAGGAGCAGGGGACCTTCATGATGACTACGGTCTCTGCAAGCTATGCGAATGTGGCTCTACTAATCGCTTCTGTGTTCAACTCGAATGCCGAGGTAGTATCGAAAGAGACCCGCTTGCAAGATAAGACGGAGCAGGAATATGCGGCGGAGCAGGTATTCTATATGAATAGTTCACAATCCTACGCCGTGCAGGCAGCTTATCATGCGGCAGGTGTACCCTATGCGGATGTCGTGGATTATCTGTATGTGTTCTCCGTACCTGAGGCTGCGAATCAGGACCGGTTCAAGCCCGGGGACAAGATCATCAGTGTAGGCGGGCAAAAGGCAGCCGATCCGGCCGCTCTGTCCAAATTGCTGTCTGTTCATCAAATTGGGGATACTGTGGAGGTATTACTCCTGCGCGACGGCAAAGAGATCAAGGAGCAGGTCAAGCTGGTGGGGGTCAAGGATAAAGAAGCTGCGGCTGCACGGCCGGGATTCGGAGTCGTTATTGGTGCGGTTCAAAAGGTGGAGCCTAAGGAAGAAGGCAAAGCCGTCAGTTTCGTGGATACTAACGTGGGCGGACCCTCTGCCGGACTGATGTTCACCATGGAAATCTACAACCGGCTTACGCCGGGAGATCTCACCAAGGGCCGGAAGGTGGCAGGTACGGGTACGATAGATGCGGAGGGGAACGTGGGGCCAATCGGCGGCGTGAAGCATAAGATTGTAGCAGCCGACCGCAAGGGCGCGGAGATCTTCTTCGTTCCGCTCAAGAACTATGATGAAGCCAAGGCAAAGGCGGAGCAAATCGGCACGAATATGAAGCTGATTCCTGTCTCAACGCTATCCGATGCCTTGAAATACATGGAGGAGTTGCCGGTCATCAAATCCTGA
- a CDS encoding nucleotidyltransferase, which yields MSTVGIIAEYNPLHNGHVHHFTEAKRISGADRSVVIMSGPFTQRGEPAAVSKRARTEMALLMGADLVIELPVAYAVQPAEWFAFGAVSLLEATGVVDSLCFGSEAGTLGVLLPLAAFLAKESSALKEEIRARLSEGAGFPAAYSAAAAAAWKASFMGEENPEDAEDILRQPNNSLGLHYLIALRRLGSAIKPLTVPRTGAGFHDPLEGGSAIASATAIRRLLQEGGSPEAYMPEYALSILERERAAGRGPVLLEDFSRPLRHVLSTRSAAELHTIQDMNEGLENRLLRSLPQLDKFTVSGLLQELKSRRYTLTRLQRLLLHTLLNHSKAEMSPSVLSQGPGYIRVLGFRESGRELLKQMKQTAALPVITSPARYTHSMLERDLQAAAVFAGAYADPRRSDLYSDYLEPPVRI from the coding sequence GTGTCAACTGTAGGTATTATAGCCGAATATAACCCTTTACATAACGGGCATGTCCATCATTTCACCGAGGCCAAAAGAATATCGGGAGCGGACCGCTCGGTCGTCATTATGAGCGGACCGTTCACCCAGCGCGGCGAGCCGGCGGCGGTCAGCAAGCGCGCCCGCACCGAGATGGCGCTGCTTATGGGCGCCGATCTGGTTATTGAATTGCCGGTGGCGTACGCCGTCCAGCCAGCGGAATGGTTCGCCTTCGGAGCGGTCTCCCTGCTGGAGGCGACCGGCGTCGTCGACAGCCTGTGCTTCGGCTCCGAAGCGGGCACTTTGGGCGTGTTACTGCCTCTGGCCGCCTTCCTGGCCAAAGAGAGCAGCGCGCTTAAGGAGGAGATCCGCGCGCGCCTCTCTGAGGGCGCGGGCTTCCCCGCCGCCTACAGCGCAGCTGCGGCGGCGGCCTGGAAGGCCTCTTTCATGGGAGAGGAGAACCCGGAAGATGCCGAAGATATATTGCGGCAGCCCAACAACAGCCTCGGCCTGCACTACCTGATCGCGCTAAGGCGGCTGGGCAGCGCGATCAAGCCCTTAACCGTGCCGCGTACCGGCGCGGGCTTCCACGACCCGCTAGAGGGCGGGTCGGCCATTGCCAGTGCAACAGCCATCCGCAGGCTGCTGCAGGAGGGCGGATCACCGGAGGCTTACATGCCGGAGTACGCCCTGTCCATCCTGGAGCGGGAGCGCGCCGCAGGCCGGGGGCCAGTGCTGCTTGAAGACTTCTCCAGGCCGCTGCGCCATGTGCTCTCCACGCGTTCCGCTGCGGAGCTGCACACGATACAGGATATGAACGAAGGCTTGGAGAACCGGCTGCTCCGCAGCCTGCCACAGCTGGACAAGTTCACCGTCAGCGGTCTGCTGCAGGAACTCAAGAGCAGACGGTATACGCTCACCAGGCTCCAGCGTCTGCTGCTCCACACCCTGCTGAACCACAGCAAAGCAGAGATGTCCCCCTCCGTTCTCTCTCAGGGTCCCGGCTACATAAGGGTTCTCGGGTTCCGCGAGAGCGGCCGGGAGCTGCTGAAGCAGATGAAGCAGACAGCGGCGCTTCCGGTGATTACAAGCCCTGCCCGCTACACCCATTCCATGCTGGAGCGGGACCTCCAGGCGGCCGCTGTGTTCGCCGGGGCTTATGCCGACCCGCGGCGCAGCGATCTGTACAGTGATTATCTCGAGCCGCCGGTCAGGATTTGA
- a CDS encoding DUF177 domain-containing protein → MNIHFRKLANADEPLVLHEVVDVSEVVTGRKDILAVAPLSVDLKALPAGTDSVNVVGTLSGEVDMLCSRCLGEVKSKLNIPFAETFKWLKQPILPEDDDENLIYIKDEIVDLIPYVEENFVLHLPDSVLCKADCLGLCQKCGQNLNEGTCSCDNTVIDPRLAALKGFFTKQDD, encoded by the coding sequence ATGAACATTCACTTTCGCAAATTAGCGAATGCCGACGAGCCTCTGGTCCTCCACGAAGTTGTGGATGTCAGTGAGGTTGTCACAGGGCGCAAGGATATACTTGCTGTTGCACCACTCTCAGTAGACCTTAAAGCGCTGCCCGCGGGAACCGATAGTGTGAACGTGGTGGGAACACTGAGTGGAGAAGTGGACATGTTATGTTCACGTTGTCTGGGTGAGGTCAAGAGTAAGCTGAACATTCCTTTCGCTGAGACCTTCAAGTGGCTTAAGCAGCCAATTCTTCCGGAAGATGATGATGAGAATCTCATTTACATCAAAGATGAGATTGTGGATCTTATCCCGTATGTGGAAGAAAATTTCGTACTGCACTTACCGGATTCGGTATTGTGCAAGGCAGACTGTCTTGGTCTTTGTCAGAAATGCGGACAGAACTTGAACGAAGGCACCTGCAGTTGCGACAACACAGTGATCGATCCAAGACTCGCTGCGTTGAAAGGATTCTTTACCAAGCAAGATGACTAA
- the rpmF gene encoding 50S ribosomal protein L32, whose product MAVPQRRTSKTRRDKRRTHFKLVVPGMVKCEQCGELKLSHHVCKVCGTYKAREIIKQ is encoded by the coding sequence ATGGCAGTACCACAACGCAGAACGTCCAAGACTCGCCGTGACAAGCGTCGTACTCACTTTAAACTGGTTGTTCCAGGTATGGTGAAATGCGAACAATGCGGAGAGCTGAAGCTTTCCCACCACGTATGTAAAGTTTGCGGAACATACAAAGCAAGAGAAATCATCAAACAATAG
- the fapR gene encoding transcription factor FapR, with product MSKKERQQQLLAIIEGNPFVTDRELTRQLKVSIQTIRLDRLELGIPELRERMKQMAEHSYDQVRSLPVDEVVGDIVDLQLDRSGISIFEIRDEHVFSRNGIARGHYVFGQANSLAVAIINDEIALTASADIRFVRMVRLGEKCIAKAQVRSLAGRNGKAEVDVFTYVGEELVFQGHFIVYRSATEEYSEGGNRSADRH from the coding sequence ATGTCCAAGAAGGAACGTCAGCAGCAGCTGCTGGCTATAATTGAAGGGAACCCGTTTGTAACTGACCGGGAATTGACCCGCCAGCTGAAGGTGAGTATCCAGACGATCCGGCTGGATCGGCTGGAGCTGGGGATTCCGGAGCTGCGTGAGCGGATGAAGCAGATGGCAGAGCATTCCTATGATCAGGTGCGTTCCCTGCCAGTCGATGAAGTGGTCGGTGATATTGTGGATCTGCAGCTTGACCGGAGCGGAATTTCGATCTTCGAGATCCGCGATGAGCATGTGTTCTCCCGCAATGGAATTGCCCGGGGCCACTATGTCTTCGGTCAGGCGAATTCGCTGGCAGTAGCCATTATTAATGATGAGATTGCCTTAACGGCTTCGGCCGACATCCGGTTTGTGCGCATGGTCCGGCTGGGCGAGAAGTGTATAGCCAAGGCGCAGGTGCGGTCACTTGCGGGCCGGAACGGCAAAGCTGAAGTGGATGTGTTTACATATGTCGGAGAAGAGCTGGTATTTCAAGGCCATTTTATAGTGTATCGTTCAGCAACTGAAGAGTACAGCGAAGGGGGAAACCGGAGTGCGGATCGCCATTGA
- the plsX gene encoding phosphate acyltransferase PlsX has product MRIAIDAMGGDNAPECNVEGALAAAAEWSDIEIVLVGDEARLGPLLKTKPSNVTVRHAGDVIGSDEEPVKAVRRKKDSSMVVAGRMVREGEADAMISSGNTGALMTTGLLVVGRMEGIERPALAPMIPTLDDVGVLALDLGANMDAKPQHLAQYALIGSIYRNKVHGIAKPRVGLLNVGAEPGKGNELTKEAYPLLEALQGIHFVGNVEARDVLTGSCDVLVCDGFAGNILLKTLEGTAGAMFSLLKEQFSKSLKTKLGAAILMPELRSLKGKMDYKEHGGAPLLGLSGLVVKGHGSSDGNAVKNAVRQARIALKADLVPSISKEISGK; this is encoded by the coding sequence GTGCGGATCGCCATTGATGCCATGGGCGGGGATAATGCTCCTGAATGTAATGTGGAAGGCGCGCTTGCAGCGGCTGCGGAGTGGAGTGATATAGAGATCGTGCTGGTCGGCGATGAAGCGCGGCTTGGGCCGCTGCTGAAGACTAAGCCCTCCAACGTTACTGTACGTCATGCGGGGGATGTGATCGGTTCGGATGAAGAGCCGGTGAAGGCGGTCCGCCGCAAAAAGGACTCATCCATGGTCGTAGCCGGACGGATGGTCCGCGAGGGTGAGGCTGATGCCATGATCTCCTCCGGGAATACCGGAGCGCTGATGACTACAGGACTTCTGGTAGTCGGAAGAATGGAAGGGATCGAACGGCCGGCACTGGCTCCGATGATTCCGACGCTGGATGATGTCGGTGTACTGGCCCTGGATCTTGGCGCCAATATGGATGCCAAGCCGCAGCATCTGGCACAGTATGCACTGATCGGCAGCATATACCGCAACAAAGTGCACGGCATTGCGAAGCCCCGGGTAGGATTGCTGAACGTCGGAGCTGAGCCGGGCAAGGGGAATGAATTGACTAAGGAAGCCTATCCGCTCCTTGAGGCGCTGCAGGGCATTCATTTTGTCGGCAATGTGGAAGCGCGGGATGTGCTCACCGGAAGCTGCGATGTGCTGGTCTGTGACGGCTTCGCCGGTAATATACTTCTGAAGACGCTGGAAGGAACGGCCGGCGCGATGTTCTCCCTGCTGAAGGAGCAGTTCAGCAAATCGCTTAAGACGAAGCTGGGTGCGGCGATCCTGATGCCGGAGCTTAGAAGCCTGAAGGGCAAGATGGATTATAAGGAACACGGCGGAGCACCGCTGCTCGGTCTTAGCGGCCTGGTAGTCAAGGGGCATGGTTCGTCCGACGGCAATGCGGTGAAGAATGCGGTAAGACAGGCGCGGATTGCATTGAAGGCGGATCTGGTGCCTAGTATATCGAAGGAAATTAGCGGGAAGTGA
- a CDS encoding beta-ketoacyl-ACP synthase III, which translates to MRQLRPVGIIGTGKYVPEKVLTNSDLEKIVETNDEWIVSRTGIRERHIAAPEQATSDLAYEAALKALESAGMKAEELDLIIVATVTPDSAFPSTACILQDKLGAKNAAAFDLSAACSGFVYSLATATGFIQNGMYNNALVIGADTLSRITDYTDRNTCVLFGDGAGAVIVGEVPEGRGFQSFDLGAEGSGGSLLNLEAGGSRLPASQQTVEDKKHFIYMNGREVFKFAVRVMGSATERVLTKAGLSKENIDLFVPHQANIRIIQSAMQRLDLPPEKVVVNVDKYANTSAASIPLALVEAAEEGRMKAGDAVLMVGFGGGLTWGASVLIW; encoded by the coding sequence ATGAGACAATTACGTCCGGTAGGAATTATTGGGACTGGGAAATATGTACCTGAGAAAGTATTAACCAACAGCGATCTGGAGAAGATCGTCGAAACGAATGATGAATGGATTGTCAGCCGTACAGGAATCCGGGAACGGCATATTGCGGCACCGGAGCAGGCTACCTCTGATCTGGCCTATGAAGCGGCCCTGAAGGCACTGGAGTCCGCAGGCATGAAGGCCGAGGAGCTCGATCTGATTATAGTCGCTACAGTTACACCTGACAGTGCCTTCCCGTCCACAGCTTGCATTCTTCAGGACAAGCTGGGAGCCAAGAACGCAGCCGCCTTTGACCTGTCGGCAGCCTGCTCGGGGTTTGTCTACAGCCTGGCTACGGCTACCGGCTTTATCCAGAATGGAATGTATAACAATGCGCTGGTGATCGGTGCGGATACACTGTCGCGTATTACAGACTATACAGACCGCAACACCTGCGTGCTGTTCGGTGACGGTGCCGGTGCGGTAATCGTCGGCGAGGTTCCGGAAGGACGCGGCTTCCAGTCCTTTGATCTTGGGGCAGAAGGCTCTGGCGGCAGCCTGCTTAATCTTGAAGCTGGCGGCTCGCGCCTCCCGGCTTCCCAGCAGACCGTAGAAGATAAGAAGCACTTCATCTATATGAATGGCCGCGAGGTCTTCAAGTTCGCAGTACGCGTCATGGGATCGGCTACGGAGCGTGTGCTTACCAAGGCGGGATTGTCTAAGGAGAATATCGACTTGTTCGTGCCGCATCAGGCCAACATCCGGATTATTCAATCCGCTATGCAGCGTTTGGATCTGCCGCCGGAGAAGGTTGTAGTCAACGTTGATAAATACGCAAATACCTCCGCAGCCTCCATTCCGCTGGCTCTTGTAGAAGCAGCCGAGGAAGGCCGGATGAAGGCCGGAGATGCTGTGCTTATGGTCGGCTTCGGCGGCGGACTTACCTGGGGCGCTTCCGTGCTGATCTGGTAA
- the fabD gene encoding ACP S-malonyltransferase — MSKIAFVFPGQGAQAVGMGKDVYEALPQSRAVFEKGDEVLGFPLSGLVFEGPDSELKQTVNTQPALVTASVAYLEALSGLKVTPDYVAGHSLGEYSALVAAGVLSYEDAVRLVRLRGQFMEEAVPGGQGAMAAVLGADREGLTELCRSITAAGTPVELANVNCPGQIVVSGSVAGVGEVIQRVKEAGGKRAIPLEVSGPFHSSLMKGAAERLAAELDKVTFNAPAMPVVVNVTAAPVTDPEEIRKLLVEQVYSPVLWQDSVEWLIGAGVDTFVEIGSGSVLSGLIRKIDRNVKVVNINSLESVQAGW; from the coding sequence ATGAGCAAAATCGCATTTGTCTTTCCCGGTCAGGGTGCACAGGCAGTCGGTATGGGTAAGGATGTATATGAAGCATTGCCTCAGAGCCGTGCAGTCTTTGAAAAGGGTGACGAGGTGCTTGGATTTCCGCTGAGCGGGCTTGTATTTGAAGGGCCGGACAGCGAGCTTAAGCAGACGGTGAATACGCAGCCGGCACTGGTTACGGCCAGTGTGGCTTATCTGGAAGCGCTAAGCGGCCTTAAGGTTACGCCGGATTATGTGGCAGGCCACAGTCTCGGTGAATATAGCGCTCTTGTGGCAGCCGGCGTGCTGTCCTATGAAGATGCTGTAAGGCTGGTCCGCCTGCGCGGACAATTCATGGAAGAAGCCGTTCCCGGAGGACAGGGGGCTATGGCAGCTGTGCTTGGAGCAGACCGTGAAGGGCTTACGGAATTATGCCGTAGTATTACAGCGGCGGGTACTCCCGTTGAACTGGCGAATGTCAATTGTCCGGGACAGATTGTGGTCTCCGGTTCCGTGGCCGGTGTCGGTGAGGTGATCCAGCGTGTGAAGGAAGCCGGGGGCAAACGGGCGATTCCGCTGGAGGTTAGCGGGCCGTTCCACTCCTCATTAATGAAGGGTGCGGCTGAGCGGCTGGCTGCTGAGCTCGACAAGGTAACCTTCAATGCTCCCGCTATGCCGGTAGTGGTCAATGTGACTGCTGCTCCGGTGACAGACCCGGAAGAAATCCGCAAGCTGCTGGTAGAACAGGTGTATTCTCCGGTACTCTGGCAGGATAGCGTGGAATGGCTTATTGGCGCAGGGGTAGATACTTTTGTAGAGATCGGTTCCGGCAGTGTGCTGTCTGGCCTGATCCGCAAGATTGACAGGAATGTCAAGGTTGTGAATATCAACAGTCTGGAGAGCGTGCAGGCTGGCTGGTAA
- the fabG gene encoding 3-oxoacyl-ACP reductase FabG, which yields MFAALKGQTALVTGGSRGIGRSIALALAAHGVKVAVNYSGSLQAAEETVARIHELGSEGIALQGNVGSSSDAENLVKQVIQTWGKIDILVNNAGITRDNLIMRMKEEEFDQVIETNLKGVFNCLKAVTRPMMKQRYGRIINISSVVGVTGNPGQVNYTAAKAGVIGMTKSAARELSSRGITVNCIAPGFIDTDMTRELSDEVRSELIKGIPLGELGRAEDIANAAVFLASEGAAYMTGQTLHVDGGMYM from the coding sequence ATGTTTGCAGCACTAAAAGGTCAGACCGCCCTTGTAACCGGAGGGTCCCGGGGGATCGGCCGCAGCATAGCCTTGGCACTCGCTGCTCATGGCGTGAAGGTCGCGGTGAACTATTCCGGCAGTCTTCAGGCGGCTGAAGAGACCGTGGCCCGTATTCACGAGCTGGGCTCGGAAGGAATCGCTCTGCAGGGAAATGTCGGCAGCAGCAGTGACGCCGAGAACCTGGTCAAACAGGTTATCCAGACCTGGGGGAAAATCGATATTCTGGTGAATAATGCGGGCATTACCCGGGATAATCTGATTATGCGTATGAAAGAGGAAGAATTCGATCAGGTCATCGAGACGAATCTGAAGGGCGTCTTCAACTGCCTGAAGGCAGTAACCCGCCCGATGATGAAGCAGCGTTATGGCCGGATCATCAATATTTCTTCGGTCGTGGGTGTGACGGGGAATCCCGGACAGGTGAACTATACCGCTGCCAAAGCAGGTGTAATCGGCATGACGAAGTCTGCGGCCCGCGAGCTGTCTTCACGTGGAATCACCGTGAACTGCATCGCGCCCGGCTTCATTGATACCGACATGACCCGCGAGTTGTCCGATGAGGTTCGCAGCGAGCTGATCAAGGGGATTCCCTTGGGAGAGCTTGGGCGGGCGGAGGACATTGCGAATGCGGCGGTATTCCTGGCTTCGGAAGGGGCGGCCTACATGACAGGCCAGACGCTTCATGTAGATGGCGGAATGTATATGTAA